gaaagccttcaaagaagagtggaggctgttatagcagcaaaggggggacaaacCATATTattgtccatgattttggaacgagatgttcgacaagcaggtgtccacatacttttggtcatgtagtgtatataattcATCATTGCTTTTTAAATTTTGAAGTGTGAGGGATATCATGTGTTTGTTTCTGCAATGGGCAGGGACCAATGTCACACATAATAGAGATTGTTTGAACTTGCACGCACGACGTGCACACACACGACAGCTGTAGAGCACACCAGACTAACTGAGGATATTCTGTGCAATAGTTGTGTAAAACTTGAGACTTCTGTGTTATCAGGAGTGTGCTGCCCCAATCAATCCATCACATTTATTTTATATAGCACTTTTTACATCCGCAGctatcacaaagtgcttatacagatacCCAGACTAAAACAAGATCAAGCAATCTGGAAGCACAGtggataggaaaaactccctaaaaaggctggaacctaggaagaaacctagagaggaaccaggctctgaggggtggccagtccttatCTGGCTGTGCTGGTGGAGATTATAgcgtacatggccattaaggccagattgttctacaagatgttgaaatgttcatagatggccagcatggtcaaataataatcacagtggttatagagcgTGTAACAGACACCTAGGGCTGCTAACCTAGTATCACAGTCTACTATCACAGTCTACTATCACAGAGAAACGTGTTAACCGGGTATTTAGAGTAAACAATGTTTTTACTGCATTTTAGTatttctcctcctttctcctgtATTTGTGTGTCCCATAAAGAAATAACTTCAATGGCCCCATATTCTGGAATCTCCAGGTTATGCAAGGATGCATTTACCGCTCTGGCCTTTTCTAAAAATCTCCAAACCTGTATGAGTCATGGTTCATTGACAGGCAAAAGAAAGCCATGCACGGCATTCCCGAGGGGACATTCCTTCACCTGTCCCATGCCGTGGGGCTTTTCGTTGTGCAGGTAAGTGGACATGTGACAGACTGGTCCAAGGTGCAGATATCTTTGTGCCATGGGCGGGGCCGTCTGTTAATAACCCACTCAGATTTATGGAAAGAATCATATCTTTTGTGCTGTGGACCACATGGATAACGCATTCTTTATTTCAGGCTAAGGACAGGTGCGCTTTGAATAACTTTGCCAAGGTGGCAATTGTGCGGCTCATTCACTATGGATCCTTCGAATGGAACTTTAAGTAACGACCAGGTATGAAATATTTGTTTACTGATTAGTGCAAGTAAATTGATGTGTATCCTAAACCTATTTACATTTTAGGTATAGCTATAGGCCTAGTGGATCCATACAGAGGTCTATACAGAGCTGCATTGGTGCTATAAGCCCAGGCTCAGTCTGTTTTATATAGTAGGCTATTTTAACACACTATTGAATTGATTTTAATTTTCTTCCTTTATTTAGATCACTGGTCTCTCGACTGTGtacctagtatctctgtcttTAAGGTAAACACATCTGACTTCAAACACCCTTAGGCTATCTGTGACACATGGATGTAAAGTGTTGCATTCATGTTGGCTAGGATTTGAGGACATTTAGGTCTAGCTGTTTCTACATTTATCTGCTCTTAAGTGTAGTGAAAATAACTTTACCTATGTGTTTTCAAATCAAACCAATTTAAAGTAGGTTAGTCTAGAACATATTTTAGTTTGTTGCTGTTGAAAATGTAGACTGGCAAGCTACACCACTGAGAAGTTGACTTCACGTGTCAAGTCATAATAACACGGTTGGCCTCCCATCTTTCCAGATTCATATTTCTTCAGTGTTGCCAGTCAGACCAGTTGAGCAACCTGACATGCATGTTAATAATGCAATGCTGAATGTATCCTAACTCGTCATAGCCTGGGCCCATAGAAAAATATAAAGCACTATGTTTCTATGTCTAACCATAGGTCGTTACACCACTACCATAGTGCAATTTAAGCCTGCATAGCAGATGAGGAGTTTGTTGCTTGGCTGCAAAGAACCGCTTGATTTGTTACGTTTATTTTGGGTCAAGTTTTATACACGTAATTTTTGAGGCTACCTTGTTCTTTTTCTTGACTTCTTATATTTGAATGTATGTAGCCTATATCTGATTGCAGAGGAATTGAGATGAGTGAGTGATTTTTGAGGTGTTAGCCTCCCATTTCAGCACCTACTCGGCTGGACAGCTCCCCCTTTTTACTAAATAACCTCAACCAAGCCCCctccacactgtgtgtgtgtgtgtgtgtgtgtgtgtgtgtgtgtgtgtgtgtgtgtgtgtgtgtgtgtgtgtgtgtgtgtgtgtgtgtgtgtgtgtgtgtgtgtgtgtgtgtgtgtgtgtgtgtgtgtgtgtgtgagtgagagagagagagagagagttcatggGCAGTGTGCTCAATTAAATCCATCTACGTCAGGCATACCTGCTAGTTATTCCGATGGTTTATTGGTCATGGTGTAGgcttacagtacattacattttaTATTGGATTTTATATTTCTTTATTGTATTTCATGGGTTTCTGTTTCAATTTGATTGTAATTATTCTCCATCACAACCTTTGAACATGCTGAATGAAATGATTGAATGTTATGTAATAGTGCTATAATTTTATACAATCAGTATTGAGGTATTTTACTTTCTGCGTACAGCTTGATTGGGAGTTTTTCAGTGCTGGTGGTTTCCATCGCAAGGAGGAGGCACTTACAAGAACAGGTGGGTGGATGAGAAGAGAATGtttgattgtgtgtttgtgtgtgtgtgtgttcatgcttgtgtgtgtgtgtgtgtgtatgtttgtgcgtgtgtgcttatgtgtacctgtgtgtgagtgtgataaTGCAACTTAGTTATTGTAAAAATGATTTCCAAGGCGGTGTCTTGGCTAAATATCTGTCTACCAGGCTCACTCAGGATGTAACTACCTGAACATTGCAGGTAGAATAGTCATGAATAGAGCTGACATGATTCCTTACTCTAAATGTCTTTTCTACAAAACATAATAATTATGTTTCCCGAAACGTTGTGGCCAGCTGAACGTGGCCCCGgctactccctctctgtctgcctgtgtctatACTCCCTCATTGAGGCAGAACTATAGGACTGTGTGCTCTATCAACTCTAGATAAAGTCAGAGGAATATTCTAGTAGGGTCACAAAGGCTGGCTGGACAAAGGGACAATAATAGCTGAACTATAGAACAGGGAACGAACAGTACCAGTACAAACTATTTACTGAATGTCCATGGAGTCTAAACATACAATAACCCATCCAGAGCACTGTCAGAAATGTTGGTGATGGGACCAATGTGACCCTTGACACGGTCTTACAGACGCTGTAACACCACGGCTATGAATGATAGTCTATTCCCACTTACCTCAAGCACATTAGACAGGCTATATTCTGTGGCCGTTGATGTACAATGTTGTTGTCATTTTCTCTTAGTTTTGCTAACACACGCCTGTGTCTCTCTAGGTGAATCCCCTGGTCCAGCTGGCTGTAGCTGATCTGTTGGCAGCAGCCACCTTGATGTTCACCAACGCAATGAATGAGACCAACAGCTTCACCGACAGTGTGTTAATCTGTAAACACCTACTGCCTCTGTCACTGGTGAGCCAGCCTACTGTGGTTCTTATTTGCAGGGATAGTGCACGATAACAATCCTCAACTTAGAATGAACGTTCTGTAGATACAATCGAGTTCAATTTTGTACGTGGTCTCCTTAAAAAACACTCTACAGCTTTGAGACGCACTACAGATCTATGAATTACTTGAAATGTGGTTCATAAAAAGACTAGAATGCTTGTGTGCTCTCCTCTAGACTGAGGTATAGATAAGgcatagatactgtacatagtcTGCCTTTGAGTGCTGCAGTGCGAGTGATCCAACTTTAAAAGCATTTTAGTTGATGTTTGTTTCGACTTCACATTCACATACCAGCAGATGAATGTGcaggacagacagaacacacagtaCATCTGGGGTGGAGGAACTGTTCTAACCTGTGTTATGTCATGGAGCATGACATTATGCTCTGTCGTTTATAGAGACAGTGTGAAGAAGCAGTTCTGCAGCTTGTCCTTTTCTATTACAGACCTTTACCCGGTGCGCTTCCTGTTCTCGACACTTTACTGTGTGTTTTCTGTCTATACatttaactctgtgtgtgtgtatggtgtgtgtgtgtgtgtgtgtgtgtgtgtgtgttctctgttccAGACATTTTACTGTGTGTCGTTTCTGCTGGTGATAGTGTATGCCTGGGAGTCAAAGCAAGCTgtcgagagatggagggagagaccaagagaggaagaggtgaggtCCCAACCCTCCAccaagggcacacacacacacctcaactttGTTTGATTCATTCTAAAAtcaaatatctctctctccccccagtccCAGTGTAGACGAAGGGTGGTGGTTTTGCCTGTAAATACACTTGTGTGGTGAGTCACTATTTAATTTCCAACAAAAAAACGTCCCTGGATTTAACCAAACTGATCTGCGTAGTGTCTTAAAAGCAGCATATGTCCCTAACTGTTTGTGTGTGCGATGCCCCAACAGGTTTACGCCGTTGGTGATGTACTTTGCGTACACAATGTCTTTAGTCCTGACCACAGCGGACTTGGTACCAGCCGGACACGGGACAGCAAACAACAGTGAAGTTAGCACATACTgcaccaggtgtgtgtgtctttgtcaagATTTGTCTTATGACACGAATTAGAGAAAATGTAGATACTCTTGCGAAACAAATCGTATGAATGAAATGGATTCCTTATCTCACGTCTCTCTGTGATTGTGTTTCCTCCTAGCTGTATCCTCTTCTTGCATGTCTGGAGTGACCACTGCTCAGATATTGTGAGTAAATACCTGGTTCCACACCTGGGTTGTATCTGTGTGTTTATGAAGGGACTAGAGAGCATATTGAATGAGACCTTGTTTTGTTTTTTAGGAACAGATCCATGACATGTTCATGCGATGCTTCCTCTTCTTCAGTGTGATACTAGTGTTGGTGTGCTGCACAGTAAGTACCAGACATCTTCACTAGTCTAGcatataacacacaatacagttaCCATATCAACATGGGTTCATTTACAGTAGTTTAAGTAGTTTACAACCAATGTAATGAAGAAGGATGATCATGAAAATGATGAGTGATGATGTACTGTACCTGTGCAGGTGGTTTACTACAAGGTGGACAGCTTGTATCGCAGGTACGAGGAGGGACTATTTCCTGTGGAGGGAGATGCACGTTCAAGGAAAAGACTGAGGGGTGTGTTCTCCACTGTTCGCTACATGATTGTGGTTATCATCTTCTGCTGGACGCCAGGTACACAAAGtcatcccaacacacacacacacacacacaccataggaggctggtgggaggagctataagaggacgggctcattgtaatgactggaacGGAATCAATGGAAGTGTACCAAACAAATATAACACATGGAAAAGTGTgttttactccattccagccattacaatgagcctgtcctccgatatctccttccaccagcctcctctgatacacacacacattgtctgcGTGTATCTCCAACCTCCTATTTTTTTTCCTGTCCCCAGCTCTTCTTCTGGTTGTCCTGTCTGTGATGCCAGACATACCTAAAGAGAAGCTCTTCCCCCTCTATGTTATACAGGTCAGTATTTCTATACAACTATCTCACTGCTGACTGCAGACATACATAGCCCTAACAAGATGCCATCACCCAGAATGAATTGCCCTTTCCCCTAGAGAGCGTTCTTTAACTATGTCAAATTAATAATGACACTAGATAAGCACCCATAATGCTTTATccttacccactgggcacagatgtaaatcaaaactagactttGAACTGACTGACATTTGGTTGAGtagtcaactaacgtgaattcaatgtgaaatcaacaaaaaaacgTCAATGTGTCATTGGATTTAGGCAAAAAATTGTgtgaaaataaatacaatttttttttattgGGTACCCACTATACTCCATCTTGGTGTCGTTGCAGGCGGTGACGGTGTCGCTGCAGGGCTGTCTGAACAGTGTAGTCTACGCCTGGAGACGACCAAACTTCAGAGACGCTGTGCTTGGAGAGAGGATGCCCCTGCTCAGCCAAGACGCCCCCCTGTCCTTCTTCGATGAATCACTGAGGGGGCCGCCAGAGTGACGGAAGAGGAAGCGAGACATTCCACTAGTTACTTTTTTCTGGTTCATATACAGTCAATAAACTAAACAGACCAAACCCAGCTACTAATGCAATGGTGCTATGGGAGAGCCACCCCCTTAAGCAGAAAGGAACTGACCATTTTTGGTCAATGGTAAACGGCCTGAGTGGGACATCTCATCTATCCACCATTTTTGGGGGCGCCCTTGAAGCCTGACCTCTAGCACTTAACCCCGACTCGAGAGATGCTGCTGGTGGAATTCTCTCTCTGGCCCAGATCTAGAAAGAGTTTTCCCTGCTCAAGTACTAACCTTCACCATTGAGGAAAGCGATTCAACACTGGCCTTAGATCTGTTTCTAGGGATAACTTCATTCCTCTGGAGCCAAGACAATGGAGTTTACAATGTACTTATTTTACTGTTATTTATTCTGAAAAGAATCTTCAATGCTTTCATATTCCTTTTTTAGTACTGTGTTCTTTCTGTAAGAAGGGTTGATAAGGTGATTATTATGATGAGTTGTAGAGCCAGTTGGGCCGGAGAATAATAGAAGTCAACAGGATATGACAATGCTTCTCATTTGATTAATTCATTGATTAATATGGTTTACAAAGCACTTCCTTAAGGGTTGGGTGATGGGCCCCTTTCCCAATTCCCAATAGATAGCTAGAGTTACTACCGCAGGAATTGTCTACAACATAGCAAACAATGTAACTAGCAAGCATAGCAAGTTATCAGTGGTACACATTCACAGGCTTTTGTATCAGGttgtaagtgactctggataagaacgtctaaTAAATGACAAACATGTCAATGTAAATATAGTATCACCCTGAACAAACTGAAGAAAGACCAGGGGTATGTTTTTTATTCTATCATTTGACATCAATGATCCCTTGATTTTGGGGGGGAATTTAGcacatttcaggtctgctgagcgcaaacttgaatgttgtgaaaattctgtgcatcTTCCAGCATGCATTtattgtgaacactgaggctgtactcgctttaagttacagttttaacagtggccaagtaggctactgttgctatttgatcataatgtaggcctaccagagtggccctACCATGAAaatcaatggagaaaatgcatcccataatgcatggaaatagctgttctatcattcagcctacagtagcagccaatgtgtggttcTCAGCGTAGGCCTACATTCCgtgagacttttgaaaaaaacatgcagggcttgacattaacctgtttatccacttgtccttcagacaaggtgactgaaaatgttgttgtgttgtttaatTCAAGAAACCAAatcaaatgcattattattcttataccattattacagagaatcagacaaattgtGCTACCCTCTGCCCATTGGCTACTACGCTTATTCATGCCTGTCTCAAattacaacactgcccctttaagacaaaaaagcTCTTTATTTGACTAGCTTTTCAGAGATGTCTAGAAATGTTGACatgttgtgctcttgtaggaaggaATCACTCTCCTATTGCTGACTGCAcattatctataactgggctaataactcaaatcgtcacaattgccacagtaaagggaaacgttgatagtgttaactaacagggaaaactctagaaggTTGAGTGTAGTTCAATCTcctgcttctctctgtgggctgatatttcttctgtgCTCTGCAAGGCAGTCCTGGGGGAGCTGCGGGGCAGTGTCAAGCTACTGCGCACAGTTTAAAGGGAATACTGTTTGACATGTGtataaaagttttaaaaaatacgaATGTGAGTCATTTTGCATTTATTTGTTGACCAGTACTTTATTATATTTCGGCAAGTATACCTTCTTTTGTGGTCAGTAAAATCCCAGGAGAACTTTTCATAACATGTTGTTATGATGTTTTATTTGTACAATAAATGCATTCTTACCCAGTCCCATTCTAGTGATattctcctcatctctttatgGTAAGCTAAGGAAAAAATGGTTTAGTCCTATGGTGACCTTGTATCATAATGACTTCAGACATCGGAGTGCTGAGTCAAGTGGTGACCTAGATGAGATAGGATTTTGTGCTGTGTCAGGCCCAGTCTGTGTGTGACTATACATGTGAAAGTGTGTGATGAGAGACATGAGAGTTTAAAAGATTAAGGTCACGCACCTTGATTCGATTCAGCCAGAAGACCATTAGTGAGGTGAAGATGTTGGGCGGTTCCGTATtactcgcagtcggcattccaattcatcccaaaggtgtacgatggggttgaggtcagggctctgtgtaggccagtcaagttcttccacactgatctcgacacaccatgtctgtatggacctcactttatgCAAgagagcattgtcatgctgaaacaggaaagggccttccacaaactgttgccacaaagttggaaggacagaattgtctagaatgtcattgtatactgtagcattaagatttcatttcactggaactaaggtgccTAGCCCTAACTGTGAAAAACAGCCCAATACCATTATCCCTCCTCCACCAAAATGTATAgtttgcactatgcattggggcagatagcattctcctggcatcctccaaacccagatttgtttgTCGGACTGCccgatggtgaagcatgattcatcacaccagagaagtCCAATTGTGGCGAGCTTTACAACACTCCAGCCGGGAGCTGGCTAGAAGCTGCGACtcagttcagggcagggtactgggcagaggccggctagtggtgactatttaatcgtctgatggcattgagatagaagctgtttttcagtctctcggtcccagctttgatggacCTGTCCTAACCCCCTCATGGGTccatggctcgggtggctgaggtcgttgatgatcttcttggccttcctgtgacaccgggtgctgtagatgtcccgGAGGGCAGGTAGTGTGCCCCCGGTAACACATTGagctgaccgcaccaccctctgaaaAGCTCTGCGGTTGCGGACGGTGCAAttgtcgtaccaggcggtgatgcagcccgacaggatgctctcaatggtgcatctgtagaagtttgtgagggtcttaaggACCTAGCCTAACCCCCCCACCCCATTATCATAAGTACCACATACACCCCTTCCCTCACAACCTCTCTCTTCAATCACTCTGCCCCACCCTATCCCTCCTAATATAAACACCTCCCTGCAGACACAACAGTGGTTCAGGTCGAGAGGTCACTCTATATTGACACTAAACCACTGTTAATGGTTAGCCAGAGAGACCCAGGGCAGGTACTATTTGACGTCTTAGTGGTTGATCAGGACAGGGTATTATATAACACATCATTTGACTACTAGGTTACCTACACAAAGAGATATACAGACTCAGTCTGTGGAAAATGGAACGTTTCATAGTAGGTCTTTGTGTTTACCTACTTTGCCTTGGTACACACTCGCTGGAGTCAGAAGGTCAGTGTTGTCATTTTATTTGACATGGCAAGGTACACTTTATAAGGACACATTTTGTTTCCCAAATCCCTTATAGCGCTAAGATCATTGGTTGAATATTGACATTCAAAGTATTGTGAACCTTAGCTCCAAGGTCAAGCAAGCCTGACAGAAAACTCTTAGGAAGGCCCATATTATGCAATCTTGGGTGATGGAACCCAAATCCTCAATCCCGCATCTGAACTCCTGCCATTTGGAAGGCTCCTCTGCTGC
This is a stretch of genomic DNA from Oncorhynchus nerka isolate Pitt River linkage group LG25, Oner_Uvic_2.0, whole genome shotgun sequence. It encodes these proteins:
- the si:dkey-30c15.2 gene encoding transmembrane protein 116; this translates as MDPSNGTLSNDQITGLSTVYLVSLSLSLIGSFSVLVVSIARRRHLQEQVNPLVQLAVADLLAAATLMFTNAMNETNSFTDSVLICKHLLPLSLTFYCVSFLLVIVYAWESKQAVERWRERPREEESQCRRRVVVLPVNTLVWFTPLVMYFAYTMSLVLTTADLVPAGHGTANNSEVSTYCTSCILFLHVWSDHCSDIEQIHDMFMRCFLFFSVILVLVCCTVVYYKVDSLYRRYEEGLFPVEGDARSRKRLRGVFSTVRYMIVVIIFCWTPALLLVVLSVMPDIPKEKLFPLYVIQAVTVSLQGCLNSVVYAWRRPNFRDAVLGERMPLLSQDAPLSFFDESLRGPPE